The following proteins are encoded in a genomic region of Streptococcus cristatus AS 1.3089:
- the cas6 gene encoding CRISPR-associated endoribonuclease Cas6 — MKKVELHLSKTRLKDEELVSKLQGFLMAQISPDFATFLHEQETNPYSMNLSSTRDESVWVVNLLSEEAERQMLAPLLNLETIKLDSYAEEILVKKVEIHSLSQQTLLDIYQDDDASHLIRVHFYTPTTFKRQGQFVLFPDTRLIFQSLMQKYSRLVEGRVEIEEETLQFLADHSQITSYHLKSHYFPIHGRKYPAFEGRVTIQVKGASTLKAYAQMLLRFGEYAGVGTKCSLGMGGMRIEERKD; from the coding sequence GTGAAGAAAGTAGAGTTACATTTATCAAAGACAAGACTAAAAGACGAAGAATTGGTCAGTAAGCTTCAGGGCTTTTTGATGGCGCAGATTTCGCCAGACTTTGCGACCTTTCTCCATGAGCAGGAGACCAATCCCTACTCGATGAATCTGAGTTCCACGCGCGATGAGTCGGTGTGGGTTGTCAATTTGCTTTCAGAAGAGGCGGAACGGCAAATGCTAGCTCCTTTATTAAACTTGGAAACCATCAAGCTAGATAGCTATGCTGAGGAAATCCTTGTCAAAAAGGTGGAAATCCACTCCTTGTCCCAGCAGACCTTGCTGGATATTTACCAAGATGATGATGCTTCCCACCTGATACGGGTGCATTTTTATACGCCAACGACCTTTAAGCGACAGGGGCAGTTTGTGCTATTTCCAGACACGCGTCTGATCTTTCAAAGTTTGATGCAAAAATACAGTCGACTGGTGGAAGGAAGAGTGGAAATCGAAGAGGAGACCCTGCAGTTTTTAGCAGACCATAGCCAAATCACCAGCTATCATCTAAAAAGTCATTATTTTCCAATTCATGGACGAAAATACCCCGCCTTTGAAGGCAGGGTGACGATACAGGTAAAGGGAGCATCCACACTAAAAGCTTATGCCCAGATGCTCCTGAGATTCGGTGAATATGCCGGAGTCGGCACAAAGTGTAGCCTAGGAATGGGAGGAATGAGAATTGAAGAAAGAAAAGATTGA
- the csm3 gene encoding type III-A CRISPR-associated RAMP protein Csm3: protein MTYSKVKISGIIELKSGLHIGTSNAFAAIGATNNPIIKDPLTNLPYIPGSTLKGKMRSLLYRTDYNNNTSDKLSKDSLEISRLFGNSETYKIGRLVFRDAFLNNKEELGKRVSTYTEVKFENTINRITAEATPRQVERAIRESQFAFEIIYSIQEKELTEVEKDMEILKAGFELLEWDYLGGSGSRGYGKVCFKDFEVKTVFGEFDKDRIIEALKPYTKDESDGGESAENPDSDIK, encoded by the coding sequence ATGACCTATTCAAAAGTAAAAATTTCAGGAATTATTGAGCTGAAAAGCGGACTTCATATTGGGACCAGTAATGCCTTTGCAGCTATTGGTGCTACCAATAATCCCATTATCAAAGACCCCCTTACGAATCTTCCCTATATTCCTGGATCCACTTTAAAAGGAAAAATGCGCAGCTTACTTTATCGGACAGACTATAATAACAATACAAGTGATAAGTTAAGTAAAGATAGTTTGGAAATTAGCCGTCTCTTCGGAAATTCAGAAACTTATAAAATTGGTCGCTTGGTTTTTCGAGATGCCTTTCTAAACAACAAAGAAGAGCTAGGTAAAAGAGTATCTACTTACACAGAAGTTAAGTTTGAAAATACTATCAATCGCATTACAGCTGAAGCAACTCCACGACAAGTTGAGCGAGCTATTCGTGAAAGTCAATTTGCTTTTGAGATTATCTATTCTATCCAGGAGAAAGAACTCACTGAGGTAGAAAAGGACATGGAAATTCTCAAAGCTGGTTTTGAATTGTTGGAATGGGATTACTTAGGCGGTTCTGGTAGTCGTGGCTATGGTAAAGTGTGTTTTAAAGACTTTGAGGTTAAGACTGTCTTTGGTGAATTTGATAAAGATAGGATTATAGAAGCTCTGAAGCCATATACTAAGGATGAGTCCGATGGTGGAGAAAGTGCAGAGAATCCAGATTCGGATATTAAGTAA
- a CDS encoding purine-nucleoside phosphorylase — protein MTTLSEKIKATAAFLKEKGMTEPEFGLILGSGLGELASEIENAVSLDYADIPNWGRSTVVGHAGKLVYGDLAGRKVLALQGRFHFYEGNPLEIVTFPVRVMKALGATGVIVTNAAGGIGYGPGTLMAISDHINFTGQNPLIGENLDEFGPRFPDMSKSYTPEYRATAHQVADKLGIKLDDGVYIGVTGPTYETPAEIRAYKTLGADAVGMSTVPEVIVAAHSGLKVLGISCITNHAAGFQEELNHEEVVEVTERVKGDFKRLLKAILAEL, from the coding sequence ATGACAACATTATCTGAAAAAATCAAAGCAACAGCAGCCTTCTTGAAAGAAAAAGGGATGACAGAACCTGAATTTGGTCTGATCTTGGGATCTGGTTTGGGAGAGTTGGCTTCTGAAATTGAAAATGCCGTTAGTCTTGACTATGCGGACATTCCAAACTGGGGCCGCTCAACTGTTGTTGGCCACGCTGGTAAATTAGTCTATGGAGATTTGGCAGGGCGCAAAGTCTTGGCACTGCAAGGTCGTTTCCATTTCTACGAAGGAAATCCATTGGAAATCGTTACCTTCCCAGTTCGTGTGATGAAGGCTCTCGGTGCGACAGGTGTTATTGTTACCAATGCTGCTGGTGGTATCGGTTATGGCCCTGGTACTTTGATGGCTATCTCAGACCATATCAACTTTACGGGTCAAAATCCTTTGATTGGTGAAAACTTGGATGAATTTGGTCCACGTTTCCCAGATATGTCTAAATCTTACACTCCAGAATATCGTGCAACTGCTCATCAAGTCGCTGATAAGCTTGGTATTAAACTGGATGATGGTGTCTATATCGGTGTTACCGGTCCAACTTACGAAACGCCAGCAGAAATCCGTGCTTATAAGACGCTTGGAGCAGATGCAGTTGGCATGTCTACTGTTCCCGAAGTGATCGTGGCTGCCCACTCAGGCTTGAAAGTCCTTGGAATTTCATGCATTACCAATCATGCTGCTGGGTTCCAAGAAGAACTCAACCATGAAGAAGTGGTTGAAGTAACAGAGCGTGTCAAAGGTGATTTCAAACGACTGCTTAAAGCGATTCTTGCTGAATTGTAA
- a CDS encoding chloride channel protein — protein MLIELRRIFRKIPYNFRLFIAVILQGIVSGLSGIFLHYLLELVEEIAFGQSEHNTGFLTDGVASSRIGFSLIIVGISSALVWYFLQRKAKIFSIKVQMKDETSQYKLHFLKQLVHSIWQIIAVGGGAPIGKSAAPREIGALFARPIANIFSLSVKDQVFLIACGAGAGLAAVYQVPLTSVFFVFETLGIALSLKRFFLVGLTTYVSTYTAGLVISDHALYQIPSITWSLREMWIIPLLLLFLTPLAWLFGCLNKEASSNRIKDKRILLTLPLAFLFLVGLVSHLPHLLGNGRMMAQEILNGSSGETVLLMFFLKAVVVLIILWAGAYGGTLTPSFALGMAGAALLGMNLGDGNHPSILLLGSVCFLSVTLRAPLSATGLVIGFTGLGLDSLPYLLVTAFLAHEFAKALDRFPWANLLRRKLKNRAIR, from the coding sequence ATGTTAATAGAATTGAGGAGAATTTTTCGAAAAATCCCTTATAATTTTAGATTATTCATAGCAGTAATTCTGCAAGGAATAGTTTCGGGTTTATCTGGTATATTTCTCCATTATCTTTTAGAGCTGGTTGAAGAGATTGCTTTCGGTCAGTCAGAGCATAATACTGGATTCTTGACAGATGGGGTTGCCTCATCACGGATAGGCTTCAGTTTAATAATTGTGGGTATCAGTTCTGCCTTGGTCTGGTATTTCTTGCAAAGAAAAGCAAAGATTTTTTCCATCAAAGTGCAGATGAAGGATGAAACATCACAATACAAGCTTCATTTTTTAAAACAACTAGTTCATTCAATTTGGCAGATTATTGCGGTTGGAGGAGGGGCACCTATCGGTAAGTCAGCTGCGCCACGGGAGATTGGAGCTTTATTTGCAAGACCTATTGCCAACATTTTTTCTCTCTCCGTGAAGGACCAAGTTTTTCTCATTGCCTGTGGAGCTGGTGCGGGTTTAGCGGCTGTCTATCAGGTTCCGTTAACGAGTGTGTTTTTCGTTTTTGAAACCTTGGGGATTGCTTTATCCCTCAAACGATTTTTCTTGGTCGGTTTGACTACCTACGTGTCTACCTATACAGCAGGCCTAGTTATTTCAGATCATGCTCTCTACCAGATTCCATCCATCACATGGTCACTAAGGGAAATGTGGATTATCCCCTTATTACTTCTTTTTCTAACACCTTTGGCTTGGCTTTTTGGTTGCCTAAACAAAGAAGCATCTTCAAATAGAATAAAAGATAAACGGATACTCCTCACTCTTCCCTTAGCTTTTCTTTTCCTTGTTGGTCTGGTAAGTCATTTGCCACATCTACTTGGAAATGGGCGCATGATGGCTCAGGAAATTTTAAATGGTAGCAGTGGTGAGACAGTGCTTCTCATGTTTTTCCTAAAAGCAGTGGTCGTTCTTATTATCCTTTGGGCAGGGGCCTATGGTGGTACTCTTACGCCATCTTTTGCCTTGGGGATGGCTGGAGCTGCTCTCTTGGGCATGAATCTAGGTGATGGCAACCATCCATCTATCTTACTTTTAGGTTCGGTTTGCTTTTTGTCTGTGACCTTGAGGGCTCCCCTGTCTGCAACCGGATTAGTAATAGGCTTTACTGGTCTGGGTTTAGATTCTCTTCCTTATCTATTAGTAACGGCTTTCTTAGCTCATGAATTTGCAAAAGCGTTAGACCGTTTTCCTTGGGCTAACCTATTACGGCGAAAGTTAAAGAATAGAGCAATAAGGTAG
- the cas2 gene encoding CRISPR-associated endonuclease Cas2, with product MVFFNLDDDEKEFARKKTKFCLVIYDIVSNKRRLKLAKLLEGYGVRVQRSCFELALEKLDFDCLVRELRTFYQAEEGDNIIIYLGHKEERIVFNPYASAELLEDILFF from the coding sequence ATGGTCTTCTTTAATCTTGATGATGATGAAAAAGAGTTTGCCAGAAAGAAAACAAAATTTTGTCTGGTTATTTACGATATCGTCAGCAATAAGCGGCGCTTGAAGCTGGCAAAGCTTTTGGAAGGCTATGGCGTGAGGGTTCAGCGCTCCTGCTTTGAGCTGGCTCTTGAGAAGCTGGACTTTGACTGCCTGGTGAGAGAGCTGAGAACCTTTTATCAGGCAGAAGAAGGGGACAATATCATTATCTATCTGGGGCATAAGGAAGAGAGGATTGTTTTTAATCCTTATGCTAGCGCGGAGTTGCTAGAGGATATTTTGTTCTTTTAA
- the deoD gene encoding purine-nucleoside phosphorylase, with product MSIHIAAKQGEIADKILLPGDPLRAKFIAENFLEDAVCFNEVRNMFGYTGTYKGQRVSVMGTGMGMPSISIYARELIVDYGVKKLIRVGTAGSLNADVHVRELVLAQAAATNSNIIRNDWPQYDFPQIASFDLLDKAYHIAKDLGMTTHVGNVLSSDVFYSNYFEKNIELGKWGVKAVEMEAAALYYLAAQHQVDALAIMTISDSLVNPDEDTTAEERQNTFTDMMKVGLETLID from the coding sequence ATGTCTATCCATATTGCTGCTAAACAAGGTGAGATTGCTGATAAAATTCTCTTGCCAGGCGATCCGCTTCGTGCCAAGTTTATTGCGGAGAATTTCCTAGAAGATGCCGTTTGCTTTAACGAAGTGCGGAACATGTTCGGCTACACTGGAACTTATAAAGGCCAGCGTGTTTCTGTTATGGGGACAGGGATGGGAATGCCCTCAATCTCTATCTATGCGCGTGAGCTGATTGTGGACTACGGTGTGAAAAAGCTGATCCGTGTCGGAACAGCGGGCTCACTGAATGCTGATGTTCACGTCCGTGAATTAGTACTGGCTCAGGCGGCTGCAACTAACTCCAACATTATTCGTAATGACTGGCCACAGTATGATTTTCCACAAATTGCCAGCTTTGATTTGCTGGACAAGGCTTATCATATTGCTAAAGACTTGGGCATGACAACCCATGTCGGAAATGTTTTGTCGTCAGATGTTTTCTATTCGAACTATTTTGAGAAAAATATCGAGCTGGGCAAATGGGGTGTGAAAGCTGTTGAAATGGAAGCTGCAGCCCTTTACTATCTGGCTGCCCAGCACCAAGTAGATGCCCTAGCTATCATGACCATTTCTGATAGCTTGGTCAATCCTGACGAGGATACGACAGCAGAGGAACGACAAAATACCTTCACCGATATGATGAAGGTTGGTCTGGAAACCTTGATCGATTAA
- the csm5 gene encoding type III-A CRISPR-associated RAMP protein Csm5 has translation MKTEYRKFKLTLCTLGPVHIGSGQLRTAREYILEGDEYYFPDMTLLYDELIKQGIDEKFEKFLINSDNKTNRISDFLAEHGITKRDFGGYRLKATGLEKPKGDYATRNQETTDPGEINGVHQFMRDCYGNPYIPGSSLKGAIRTILMNTHWHSTNFKQENKKGKIVENKKAIPWGPTRRQRHKELEPFDDIFNEIRVSDSQTLTNDDLILVQKWDFTPDDTKPHSLSIYREALRPGTKMEFEIITASGFKDGRAGELVASLGEYAQKFYFGVTEDEAYEGYEAFFLKKFPNHLIQNNLSYPLYLGGGSGAWTKTVFRQADGEVQQRHEKMSGRGALKLTKAPFLTVDGEIELINNAENFYEMGKTCFTIMEE, from the coding sequence ATGAAGACAGAATATAGGAAATTTAAGTTGACCCTGTGTACATTGGGACCAGTGCATATTGGGAGTGGTCAGCTTCGTACCGCTCGTGAGTATATCCTTGAAGGGGACGAATATTATTTTCCAGATATGACGCTGCTTTATGACGAACTTATCAAACAAGGAATTGATGAAAAATTTGAAAAATTTTTAATTAACTCGGATAATAAAACCAATCGAATAAGTGATTTTCTAGCTGAGCATGGCATAACAAAACGTGATTTTGGGGGGTATAGACTTAAAGCAACAGGACTTGAAAAGCCTAAAGGAGACTATGCAACCCGAAATCAGGAAACGACAGATCCAGGAGAAATCAATGGTGTTCATCAATTTATGAGAGATTGTTACGGTAACCCTTATATCCCGGGCAGCTCTCTTAAAGGTGCTATTCGCACTATTTTGATGAATACGCATTGGCACTCAACGAATTTTAAGCAGGAAAATAAAAAAGGCAAAATCGTTGAAAATAAGAAAGCGATTCCTTGGGGACCAACTCGACGGCAGAGACATAAAGAATTAGAACCTTTTGATGATATTTTTAATGAGATTCGTGTCTCAGACAGTCAGACTCTGACAAATGATGATTTAATTCTTGTTCAAAAGTGGGATTTTACTCCAGATGATACAAAGCCGCATTCACTGAGTATATATCGTGAAGCTCTGAGACCTGGAACTAAGATGGAATTTGAAATCATTACTGCTTCAGGTTTTAAAGATGGAAGAGCCGGTGAGCTCGTTGCTTCTCTTGGAGAATATGCACAAAAATTTTACTTTGGAGTGACAGAAGATGAAGCCTATGAAGGCTACGAAGCTTTCTTTCTAAAGAAATTTCCTAATCATTTAATTCAGAACAATCTATCCTATCCCCTCTATCTAGGTGGTGGAAGTGGTGCTTGGACCAAAACAGTTTTTAGGCAGGCGGATGGCGAAGTTCAACAACGACATGAGAAAATGTCTGGACGAGGAGCTCTAAAATTGACAAAGGCGCCTTTTTTAACCGTTGATGGTGAAATAGAATTAATTAATAATGCAGAGAATTTCTATGAAATGGGCAAAACCTGTTTTACGATTATGGAGGAGTAA
- a CDS encoding NAD-dependent protein deacylase: MDKIQQLQDMIDQSQHIVFFGGAGVSTESNIPDFRSSDGIYSVKLGRHFTAEQLVSHTMFERYPQEFFDFYKKYLLYPDAKPNAAHAYLAHLEKTGKLKAVVTQNIDSLHEIAGSKNVLKLHGSADRNFCLDCQRFYDLEAFLALPGTVPYCPDCGGMIKPDVTLYEESLDMETFQQAAQAIHQADLLIIGGTSLVVYPAASLIQYFAGKHLVVINKTSIPQDKQADLVIEGKIGEVFAQLRQSE, from the coding sequence ATGGATAAAATACAGCAGTTGCAAGACATGATTGACCAAAGTCAGCATATCGTTTTTTTCGGTGGGGCGGGTGTCTCGACCGAGTCTAATATCCCTGACTTTCGCAGTTCGGATGGGATTTACAGTGTCAAGCTGGGTCGGCATTTTACGGCAGAGCAGCTGGTTTCGCATACCATGTTTGAGCGCTATCCACAGGAGTTTTTCGACTTTTACAAGAAATACCTGCTTTATCCAGATGCCAAGCCCAATGCGGCTCACGCCTATCTGGCTCATCTGGAGAAGACCGGCAAGCTCAAGGCTGTAGTGACGCAAAATATTGATAGCCTGCACGAAATAGCTGGTTCAAAAAATGTCCTCAAATTGCACGGTAGTGCGGATAGAAATTTCTGTCTAGATTGTCAGCGATTTTACGATTTGGAGGCATTTCTAGCTCTGCCTGGAACGGTGCCCTACTGCCCTGACTGCGGCGGCATGATCAAGCCTGATGTGACCCTCTATGAAGAGTCTTTGGATATGGAGACTTTCCAGCAAGCTGCGCAGGCCATTCATCAAGCCGACCTGCTAATCATCGGGGGCACCTCCTTGGTGGTCTATCCCGCAGCCAGTCTCATCCAGTACTTTGCTGGCAAGCATCTGGTCGTCATCAACAAGACCAGCATTCCACAGGACAAACAAGCTGACCTCGTCATCGAAGGCAAGATCGGAGAAGTGTTTGCGCAGTTGAGGCAGAGTGAGTAA
- the cas10 gene encoding type III-A CRISPR-associated protein Cas10/Csm1 translates to MKKEKIDLIYCALFHNLGRIVSRSLGQSDDIGLGKAWLKKQLPQLNLYEDSRAGKIVSLADRIASGLPDDRKVMSDKLFYPQADIFNAFKEDKGSRYQKFEVLTDDSELNIASHEADDISQDCYEELLNILKEKLQELPLREESLPSFFNLWRILFSKVPLLPGDKELGDLSLAEHSRLTVAFATAIFDYLKSQDQYTLLDDESKFYRESAFLLASFDLSGIQDFIYNIASKGAAKQLKARSLYLEFMSENIVDSLLEKLALSRANALYVGGGHAYFVLPNTEATVAALEQFEIDFNSFLLKHFQTGLYVAFGWAPFAAEQIMKYRYGSVASYLQHYREIYQETSRMISEKKISRYDATILRELNKGGKQSERECEICHAVGEIEMLRIGSEDVQNLCPICRELRGFAAKIHTFDDTENPEREDYYYFQIVEGEEGLPIGPEAVLLAVDEDDISTSSRLYVKNKFSTNNAAIHVFIGDRQAANIEDYAGLSQKEIEGTEGVAKGIKRLAVLRLDVDNLGAAFMAGFSKQEGGSYNTLARSAVFSQQMSLFFKFHINQFAKDKNLTIIYAGGDDVFAIGSWQDVIDFAVDIRQKFIAFTNGKLTLSAGVGLYPDKTPIHLMALDAGQLEEAAKENGKDSISLFNERYTFKFDDFINEIYKGKLKDIRKYFSGQKERGINFLYRLVELLQLNDKEMYKSHGSSDDRRMNVARLAYLLARMEDEANKEEKEHFREFKNAFWNWYKSSSKTQREAELALIYYLYEIRKV, encoded by the coding sequence TTGAAGAAAGAAAAGATTGATTTGATTTACTGTGCCTTGTTTCACAATCTTGGCCGTATTGTCAGTCGCTCACTTGGCCAGTCTGATGATATAGGCTTAGGAAAAGCATGGTTAAAGAAACAACTTCCTCAGCTGAATTTGTATGAAGATAGCAGAGCAGGAAAGATCGTTAGCTTAGCAGATCGTATTGCAAGTGGTTTACCAGATGATAGAAAGGTTATGTCAGATAAACTTTTCTACCCTCAAGCAGATATTTTTAATGCTTTCAAAGAGGACAAGGGTTCTCGTTATCAGAAATTTGAAGTTCTGACAGATGATAGTGAACTCAATATTGCCAGCCACGAAGCAGATGATATTAGTCAGGATTGCTATGAGGAACTGCTGAATATTTTGAAAGAAAAACTGCAAGAACTTCCCTTAAGGGAAGAAAGCTTGCCATCCTTTTTCAATCTTTGGCGGATTTTGTTTTCGAAAGTACCTCTACTTCCTGGCGACAAGGAGCTGGGAGATCTCTCTCTGGCAGAGCATAGTAGATTAACAGTTGCTTTTGCTACTGCGATTTTTGATTATCTGAAAAGTCAAGACCAATATACTCTACTAGATGATGAATCCAAATTTTATAGAGAATCAGCCTTCTTGCTAGCTAGTTTTGATTTGTCTGGCATTCAGGACTTTATCTACAATATCGCCAGCAAAGGGGCTGCTAAGCAACTCAAGGCTCGCAGTCTTTATCTGGAATTTATGAGTGAAAATATTGTGGATAGTCTCTTGGAGAAGTTGGCTCTATCACGCGCCAATGCCCTTTATGTCGGTGGTGGCCATGCCTATTTTGTTTTACCCAATACAGAAGCTACAGTGGCAGCTTTGGAGCAGTTTGAAATAGATTTTAACAGTTTCCTACTGAAGCATTTTCAGACGGGTCTCTATGTTGCTTTTGGTTGGGCACCATTTGCCGCAGAACAGATTATGAAATACCGTTATGGCTCGGTTGCCAGCTATCTACAACACTATCGCGAGATCTACCAAGAGACTAGCCGGATGATTTCTGAAAAGAAAATCTCTCGCTACGATGCAACTATCCTGCGAGAGCTCAATAAGGGTGGTAAACAGTCTGAACGGGAGTGTGAAATTTGCCATGCAGTTGGGGAGATTGAGATGTTGCGGATAGGTAGTGAGGATGTACAAAATCTTTGTCCTATTTGTCGTGAGCTTAGAGGCTTTGCTGCTAAAATTCATACTTTTGACGATACTGAAAATCCTGAAAGGGAAGACTACTATTATTTCCAAATTGTAGAGGGAGAAGAAGGACTGCCGATTGGCCCTGAAGCTGTATTGCTGGCTGTTGATGAAGATGATATTTCCACCTCTAGTCGTTTATATGTGAAAAATAAATTTTCTACGAATAATGCTGCTATTCATGTCTTTATAGGAGACCGTCAGGCAGCGAATATTGAAGACTATGCAGGTCTATCTCAAAAAGAAATCGAAGGAACTGAGGGAGTAGCTAAGGGAATTAAGCGGCTGGCCGTTTTGCGTTTGGATGTAGACAATCTAGGTGCAGCTTTTATGGCTGGATTTTCTAAGCAGGAAGGTGGAAGCTATAATACTCTTGCTCGCTCTGCTGTATTTTCTCAGCAGATGAGTCTTTTCTTTAAGTTTCACATTAACCAATTTGCAAAGGATAAGAATTTGACGATTATCTATGCAGGTGGTGATGATGTATTTGCGATTGGCAGCTGGCAGGATGTTATAGATTTTGCGGTGGATATTAGGCAGAAATTTATTGCTTTTACAAATGGGAAGCTGACCTTATCTGCAGGTGTTGGGCTTTATCCAGACAAAACTCCGATTCATCTGATGGCTTTGGATGCTGGACAACTTGAAGAGGCCGCCAAGGAAAATGGTAAAGATAGTATTTCTCTTTTCAATGAACGGTACACTTTCAAGTTTGATGACTTTATTAATGAGATTTACAAAGGGAAATTGAAGGATATTCGGAAATATTTCTCTGGTCAGAAGGAGCGGGGTATCAATTTTCTCTATCGCTTGGTTGAACTTTTGCAACTTAATGACAAAGAAATGTATAAGTCACACGGATCTTCTGATGATAGAAGGATGAATGTTGCCCGCTTAGCCTACCTACTGGCGCGAATGGAAGATGAAGCCAACAAAGAGGAGAAGGAACATTTCAGAGAATTCAAAAATGCTTTTTGGAATTGGTATAAGAGTAGCAGTAAAACACAGAGAGAAGCAGAGTTAGCTCTCATCTACTATCTATATGAGATTAGAAAGGTATAA
- the csm4 gene encoding type III-A CRISPR-associated RAMP protein Csm4, whose translation MAYQLYKLDFKSAHFGEGHLDDSVMTFTAARLYSALVLEAIKMGVLDKFEALSQQEDFVLTDAFPYNEVPYLPKPIGYPLLDKVNRSEDIIKQREEAKKVKKLAFIKLGDFDCFLSGNSIIGEYLATKSVNTKNQPFQDGNLYQVASVHFDKSSLYFIANQSDLLDRLLESLQFSGIGGKRSSGYGSFTLDKTVQQPLDFFKRLTVKYTGKVMTLTTSLPVDSDLEIAMNEGRYLLKKGSGFAFSEKIESNYRKQNLYTFKAGSTFSKTYNGQICDVRPSNEFPHPVWHYAKPLFYILEESK comes from the coding sequence ATGGCCTATCAACTCTATAAATTAGATTTTAAGTCTGCGCATTTTGGCGAAGGTCATTTGGATGATTCGGTCATGACTTTCACGGCAGCCCGTCTTTACTCCGCCTTAGTGCTTGAAGCTATTAAGATGGGGGTCTTAGATAAGTTTGAAGCTTTATCTCAACAGGAGGATTTTGTGCTGACTGATGCTTTCCCCTATAATGAAGTTCCCTATCTCCCCAAGCCTATCGGCTATCCATTATTAGATAAAGTCAACCGAAGTGAAGATATTATCAAACAGCGGGAAGAAGCTAAAAAAGTAAAGAAGTTAGCTTTTATTAAGCTGGGGGATTTTGACTGCTTTCTATCTGGAAATAGTATCATCGGTGAATATCTGGCTACAAAATCAGTTAACACAAAAAACCAGCCCTTCCAAGATGGAAATCTTTATCAAGTTGCTTCAGTTCACTTTGACAAAAGCAGTCTGTATTTCATCGCCAATCAATCTGATTTGTTGGATCGTTTGTTGGAAAGTCTTCAGTTTAGTGGTATCGGAGGAAAGCGCAGCAGTGGTTACGGTAGTTTTACTCTGGATAAAACAGTTCAACAACCGCTTGATTTTTTTAAAAGATTAACTGTTAAATATACAGGGAAAGTAATGACTTTGACAACTTCTTTGCCAGTGGATAGTGATTTGGAAATAGCAATGAATGAGGGGCGTTACTTACTGAAAAAGGGAAGTGGCTTTGCATTTAGTGAGAAAATAGAGTCTAATTATCGTAAGCAGAATCTTTACACTTTTAAGGCAGGTTCAACCTTTTCCAAAACGTATAATGGTCAAATCTGTGATGTCAGGCCAAGTAATGAGTTTCCTCATCCAGTCTGGCATTATGCTAAACCTTTATTTTATATATTGGAGGAATCCAAATGA
- the csm2 gene encoding type III-A CRISPR-associated protein Csm2: protein MLTDDYVDKAEKVIRKLDNSGKYEKGPSKGKMKFKLTSTQIRNLAALTSNLFDESKSKNDIEELREKISYLRIQFVYQSGREPAVEDFVKKAGLLEALTEIQDIPSLQRFCRYMEALIAYFKFNGGRDQ from the coding sequence ATTTTGACGGATGATTATGTCGATAAGGCTGAGAAGGTTATTCGTAAGTTGGATAATTCAGGGAAATACGAAAAAGGACCAAGTAAGGGCAAGATGAAATTTAAATTAACCAGTACACAAATTCGTAATTTAGCAGCTTTGACCAGTAATCTTTTTGACGAAAGTAAATCCAAAAATGATATTGAAGAGTTAAGAGAAAAAATTTCCTATTTGAGGATTCAGTTTGTTTACCAATCTGGAAGAGAACCAGCTGTAGAAGATTTTGTTAAAAAAGCAGGTTTATTAGAAGCGTTGACAGAAATTCAAGATATACCGAGTTTGCAGCGCTTCTGTCGATATATGGAAGCTTTGATTGCATATTTTAAATTCAACGGAGGAAGAGATCAATGA